In Ruminococcaceae bacterium BL-6, a genomic segment contains:
- a CDS encoding Exonuclease SbcC, with translation MKPLHLTISAFGPYAGRVEIPLEKFGGKGLFLITGDTGAGKTTIFDAVSFALFGESSGSVRTVDTLRSDFAGPDDKTYVEMTFLHKGRRYELRRNPRYQRRKKNGSGLTEESADASLTMPDKSVVTGSVRVTSAVTALLGIDCRQFKQIAMIAQGEFQKLLLADNRERAEIFRRVFNTDLFETVQVELKKRERDARAAFDDCCKSLLQYADGIVCEQGCGQYPVLDGLLREKNIHRIAEVVPPLEELTEADGKLLEEKQKQSAEDAKAMERLIAEKTRAEQINHIFEELETARKNFSRLRERIPAVEARKKEAERAAKAVQNVYPAERIYASERENGERLDRNIRQLCEEEKKRGSECAELEKAWNAEREKEPERERLSAEIAALTSSFAEYSRLKTLCTGKAELEKAREENRKQAEKLKQEKAELERQKESLTKKTEASESAEVDRLNCEKELEACTARRQTLLGLHRQAVDLEDLRKNRAALQQAYLAAETTYEEKRKSREEKEQVFFREQAGILAAGLKDGLPCPVCGSLEHPKKAVPVRGAPSEAELQKAKEEQEAARAAMQEASARARAGLAQEESARKTLEQSFSAAFPGISMPEDPAKRKETIVAEGRKNTEKQKLAAGGLKRLTELCESRKKWLQSAKDAESRLAGLDETLREKEEEKHGLENQLSAMESEIRVTGEGLAFGSEKEARAEADQKQAALSRLKNALQKAEEAYRACRSDRDSIRAILRDNRQKRGELQSRLERAEQEFRAALSESGFPDEREYQDALKNRDRLEQWNREIDEFRENLRFTGEQLRRLTRDSEGKHPQELNGIENERKRLQERRDAADLELRRISARQSANLSILEKLRSGLRRMRKLEQDYLTLSSLSKTANGELAGRQKLAFEQYVQASYFNRILEEADKRLRGMTDGRFELMRKESPSDLKSQSGLELEVMDYYTGKLRSVRSLSGGESFKAALSLALGLSDVIQSYAGGVQIDTMFVDEGFGSLDSESLEQAISALSTLAQGDRLVGIISHVGELKERIDRKLLIQKGIGGSTVKLIV, from the coding sequence TTTTTACATAAGGGCAGGAGGTATGAGCTTCGGCGCAACCCGAGATACCAGCGCCGGAAGAAAAACGGAAGCGGGCTGACGGAGGAAAGCGCCGACGCCTCGCTCACCATGCCGGACAAAAGCGTTGTGACGGGAAGCGTAAGGGTGACCTCGGCGGTGACCGCGCTTCTGGGGATCGACTGCCGGCAGTTCAAGCAGATCGCGATGATCGCGCAGGGGGAGTTCCAGAAGCTTCTTCTGGCCGACAACCGGGAGCGCGCGGAAATTTTCCGGCGCGTTTTCAACACGGATCTCTTTGAAACGGTTCAGGTCGAGCTGAAAAAAAGGGAGCGGGATGCGAGAGCCGCTTTTGACGACTGCTGCAAAAGCCTGCTGCAATATGCGGACGGAATCGTCTGCGAACAGGGCTGCGGGCAGTACCCAGTGCTTGACGGGCTGCTGCGGGAGAAAAACATCCACCGCATCGCGGAAGTCGTCCCGCCTCTCGAAGAGCTGACCGAAGCGGATGGAAAATTGCTGGAGGAAAAGCAGAAGCAGTCGGCCGAAGACGCGAAAGCCATGGAAAGGCTGATTGCGGAAAAGACGCGGGCGGAGCAGATCAACCATATCTTCGAGGAGCTCGAAACCGCCCGGAAAAACTTTTCCAGGCTCCGGGAGCGAATTCCAGCCGTCGAAGCGAGGAAAAAAGAGGCGGAGCGGGCCGCAAAAGCCGTCCAGAACGTTTATCCGGCGGAACGCATCTATGCTTCGGAGCGGGAAAACGGGGAGCGGCTGGACCGCAACATCCGTCAGCTTTGCGAAGAGGAGAAAAAGCGCGGCTCGGAATGCGCGGAGCTGGAAAAAGCCTGGAACGCGGAACGGGAGAAGGAGCCGGAACGCGAACGGCTCTCCGCCGAAATCGCCGCGCTGACATCGTCCTTTGCGGAATATTCCAGGCTGAAAACACTCTGCACAGGCAAAGCGGAGCTGGAAAAAGCCCGGGAAGAAAACCGGAAACAGGCGGAAAAGCTGAAACAGGAAAAAGCGGAGTTGGAGCGGCAAAAGGAATCCCTGACCAAAAAGACGGAGGCCAGCGAAAGTGCGGAAGTAGACCGCCTGAACTGCGAAAAGGAACTGGAAGCCTGCACGGCGCGCCGGCAGACGCTGCTCGGCCTGCACCGTCAGGCCGTGGATCTGGAAGACCTGCGGAAAAACCGCGCGGCCTTGCAGCAGGCTTATCTGGCGGCCGAAACGACGTATGAGGAAAAACGAAAGAGCCGCGAAGAAAAGGAACAGGTCTTTTTCCGGGAACAGGCGGGCATTCTTGCCGCGGGCTTGAAAGACGGCCTCCCCTGCCCGGTGTGCGGCTCTTTGGAGCATCCGAAAAAGGCCGTCCCGGTCCGGGGCGCGCCCAGCGAAGCCGAACTGCAGAAGGCGAAGGAAGAGCAGGAGGCCGCGCGCGCCGCGATGCAGGAGGCGAGCGCTCGTGCGCGGGCCGGCCTTGCGCAGGAAGAATCCGCCCGAAAAACGCTGGAACAGTCGTTCTCCGCGGCTTTTCCGGGAATTTCCATGCCGGAAGATCCGGCAAAGCGGAAGGAAACGATCGTAGCCGAGGGCAGGAAAAACACGGAAAAGCAGAAGCTCGCCGCCGGGGGGCTGAAGCGGCTGACGGAGCTTTGCGAAAGCAGGAAGAAATGGCTTCAGTCGGCTAAAGATGCCGAATCCCGCCTCGCCGGGCTGGATGAGACCCTCCGGGAGAAAGAGGAGGAAAAACACGGGCTCGAAAATCAGCTGAGCGCGATGGAAAGCGAGATCCGGGTGACGGGGGAAGGGCTCGCTTTCGGCTCCGAGAAAGAGGCCAGGGCCGAGGCGGATCAAAAGCAGGCGGCGCTGAGCCGGCTTAAAAATGCCCTTCAGAAAGCCGAGGAGGCTTACCGCGCCTGCCGGAGCGACCGGGACAGCATCCGCGCGATCCTTCGGGACAACCGGCAGAAACGCGGGGAGCTTCAAAGCCGCCTGGAACGGGCGGAGCAGGAATTCAGGGCCGCGCTTTCGGAAAGCGGATTTCCGGATGAACGGGAGTATCAAGACGCCCTGAAAAACAGGGACCGGCTGGAGCAGTGGAACCGGGAGATCGACGAGTTCCGGGAAAACCTTCGTTTTACCGGGGAGCAGCTTCGCCGTCTGACACGCGACAGCGAGGGGAAGCACCCGCAGGAGCTGAACGGGATCGAGAATGAGCGAAAACGGCTTCAGGAAAGGCGGGATGCGGCGGATCTCGAGCTTCGGCGGATTTCCGCCCGGCAGAGCGCGAACCTGTCCATTCTGGAAAAGCTCCGTTCCGGCCTGCGGCGCATGCGCAAGCTGGAGCAGGATTACCTGACCCTGTCGTCCCTTTCCAAAACCGCCAACGGGGAGCTCGCCGGCCGGCAGAAGCTCGCGTTTGAACAGTATGTACAGGCGTCCTATTTCAACCGGATTCTGGAAGAAGCCGACAAGCGCCTGAGAGGGATGACGGACGGACGGTTCGAGCTGATGAGAAAGGAAAGCCCGTCCGACTTGAAAAGCCAGTCCGGGCTGGAACTGGAAGTGATGGATTACTATACCGGAAAGCTTCGTTCGGTGCGCTCGCTTTCGGGTGGCGAATCGTTCAAGGCGGCCCTTTCGCTCGCGCTGGGCCTTTCCGACGTGATCCAGAGCTATGCGGGCGGGGTCCAAATCGACACCATGTTTGTCGACGAGGGCTTCGGCTCGCTGGATTCCGAATCGCTGGAACAGGCGATTTCCGCGCTGAGCACGCTCGCTCAGGGCGACCGCCTGGTGGGGATCATCTCGCATGTCGGCGAGCTCAAGGAACGGATCGACCGAAAGCTCCTGATCCAGAAGGGAATCGGCGGAAGCACTGTAAAATTGATCGTGTAA